Proteins encoded within one genomic window of Prauserella marina:
- the metH gene encoding methionine synthase — MDTISALRRILDERVAVLDGAWGTSLQNAGLTPADYRGDGLVGADHPQDVTGDPDLLNLTRPDLILDVHRGYFAAGADITTTNTFTATSIGQADYGLQHLVREMNLRGAALARQAADEAGGGFVAGSIGPLNVTLSLSPNVDEPAYRAVTFDDVRDSYAEQIAALAEGGVDLLLVETIFDTLNAKAAIAAAREVAPHLPLWISVTIVDLSGRTLSGQTVEAFWNAIEHADPLIVGVNCSLGAAEMRPHVEQLAKLAGTYLACHPNAGLPNAFGGYDQTPEETAGLLAEFATSGMVNVVGGCCGTGPEHIAAISAAVKGTAPRAVPSPSTLARFSGLEPFEIGPDTGFVMIGERTNVTGSARFRRLVESGAYQDAVAVALDQVRGGANVLDVNMDADLLDSEQAMTTFLNLIATEPEAARIPVMIDSSRWSVLEAGLKCVQGKGIVNSISLKEGEEQFLRQARRIRDYGAGVVVMAFDEQGQADTTERKVEICGRAYDLLTGEADFPPEDIVFDPNVLAVATGISEHNGYAKAFIDALPLIKRRCPGARTSGGISNLSFSFRGNNVVREAMHSAFLLYAIRAGLDMGIVNAGQLTVYEDIPADLLELVEDVLFDRRDDATDRLVSFAETVNDSGRGRASTVDLSWRDAPVEQRLRHALVHGIVDYIEEDTEAARLSRSRPLDVIEGPLMDGMKTVGDLFGAGKMFLPQVVKSARVMKRSVAYLEPFMEEEKERSRQAGDVEQDRGQGTIVLATVKGDVHDIGKNIVGVVLGCNNYQVIDLGVMVPASVLLDTAIAENADAVGVSGLITPSLDEMVGVAAEMQRRGLKIPLMIGGATTSKQHTAVRIAPAYEQTTVHVLDASRVVGVVSDLLDPGRSAALAETTRADQQRLREQHEKRQHRPMLALEKARANPEKVPFDDVPVPSFTGARIVEPGLAAVREMIDWQFLFLAWEVKGKYPAILDQPVARELFDDANTMLDQILADESLQARGAYGFWEAHSEGDDILLGNGVRFPMLRQQTVKPSGRANRCLADYIAPAGDHRDYLGGFAVAIHGAQELAAHYEKQHDDYKAIMVKALADRLAEAFAELIHLRARREWFEPEARPSLEDLHAERFRGIRPALGYPASPDHSQKRELFDLLGAEDIGLGLTESFAMTPAASVSGLIFAHPASRYFTVGRLGRDQVEDYALRRGVARVEVEKWLRPNLDYTPDA; from the coding sequence GTGGACACCATCTCGGCACTACGTCGGATCCTGGACGAGCGAGTCGCCGTGCTCGACGGCGCGTGGGGAACCTCGTTGCAGAACGCGGGCCTCACCCCCGCCGACTACCGAGGTGACGGCCTCGTTGGCGCCGACCACCCGCAGGACGTCACGGGCGATCCCGACCTGCTCAACCTCACGCGGCCCGACCTGATTCTGGACGTGCACCGAGGTTACTTCGCGGCCGGTGCCGACATCACCACGACGAACACGTTCACCGCGACCAGCATCGGCCAGGCCGACTACGGGCTGCAACACCTGGTCAGGGAGATGAACCTGCGGGGAGCCGCGCTGGCGAGGCAGGCGGCTGACGAGGCGGGCGGCGGGTTCGTCGCGGGCTCGATCGGCCCGCTGAACGTCACCCTGTCGCTGTCGCCGAACGTCGACGAGCCCGCCTACCGCGCGGTGACCTTCGACGACGTCCGCGACTCCTACGCCGAGCAGATCGCCGCGCTCGCCGAAGGCGGTGTCGACCTGCTGCTCGTCGAGACGATCTTCGACACGCTCAACGCCAAGGCCGCGATCGCCGCCGCCCGTGAGGTCGCGCCGCACCTGCCGTTGTGGATCTCGGTGACGATCGTCGACCTGTCGGGACGCACCCTTTCCGGCCAGACCGTCGAAGCGTTCTGGAACGCGATCGAGCACGCTGACCCGCTGATCGTCGGCGTCAACTGCTCGCTCGGTGCCGCCGAGATGCGCCCGCACGTCGAGCAGCTGGCCAAGCTGGCGGGCACCTACCTCGCCTGTCACCCCAACGCGGGCCTGCCCAACGCCTTCGGAGGTTACGACCAGACCCCGGAGGAGACCGCGGGGTTGCTCGCCGAGTTCGCCACGTCGGGAATGGTGAACGTGGTCGGTGGCTGCTGCGGAACCGGTCCCGAGCACATCGCCGCGATCTCGGCCGCCGTGAAGGGCACGGCGCCGAGGGCCGTTCCCTCACCGAGCACGCTTGCCCGCTTCAGCGGGCTCGAACCGTTCGAGATCGGCCCCGACACCGGGTTCGTCATGATCGGCGAACGCACCAACGTCACCGGCTCGGCCCGGTTCCGCAGACTGGTCGAGTCAGGGGCATACCAGGACGCGGTCGCCGTCGCGCTCGATCAGGTCAGGGGCGGGGCGAACGTACTCGACGTGAACATGGACGCCGACCTGCTCGACAGCGAGCAGGCGATGACGACGTTCCTGAATCTGATCGCCACCGAGCCCGAGGCGGCCAGGATCCCGGTCATGATCGACAGCTCGCGGTGGAGCGTCCTCGAAGCCGGGCTGAAATGCGTGCAGGGCAAGGGAATCGTCAACTCGATCAGCCTCAAGGAAGGCGAGGAGCAGTTCCTGCGGCAGGCCCGCCGGATCAGGGACTACGGCGCGGGCGTCGTCGTCATGGCCTTCGACGAACAGGGGCAGGCCGACACCACGGAGCGCAAGGTCGAAATTTGTGGCCGTGCCTACGACCTGCTCACCGGGGAGGCAGATTTTCCTCCGGAGGACATCGTCTTCGACCCGAACGTGCTCGCCGTGGCGACGGGTATTTCCGAGCACAACGGTTACGCGAAGGCGTTCATCGACGCGCTGCCACTCATCAAGCGGCGCTGCCCAGGCGCGCGCACGAGCGGCGGCATCTCGAACCTCTCGTTTTCCTTCCGTGGCAACAACGTCGTGCGGGAGGCGATGCACTCGGCCTTCCTGCTGTACGCGATCCGCGCCGGACTGGACATGGGCATCGTCAACGCGGGCCAGCTCACGGTGTACGAGGACATTCCGGCCGATCTGCTCGAACTCGTCGAGGACGTGTTGTTCGACAGGCGCGACGATGCGACCGACCGGCTCGTCTCCTTCGCCGAGACGGTGAACGACAGCGGTCGCGGTCGCGCGAGCACGGTGGACCTGTCCTGGCGGGACGCCCCGGTGGAACAACGGCTGCGGCACGCGCTCGTGCACGGCATCGTCGACTACATCGAGGAGGACACCGAAGCGGCCCGTCTTTCCCGCTCTCGTCCGCTCGACGTGATCGAGGGACCGTTGATGGACGGGATGAAGACGGTCGGCGACCTTTTCGGCGCGGGCAAGATGTTCCTGCCACAGGTGGTCAAGAGCGCACGGGTGATGAAACGTTCCGTGGCCTACCTCGAACCGTTCATGGAGGAGGAGAAGGAAAGGTCGCGGCAAGCCGGTGACGTTGAACAGGACCGGGGGCAGGGCACGATCGTGCTCGCGACCGTGAAGGGCGACGTGCACGACATCGGCAAGAACATCGTCGGTGTCGTGCTGGGCTGCAACAACTATCAGGTGATCGACCTCGGCGTGATGGTGCCTGCCTCGGTGTTGCTCGACACCGCGATCGCCGAAAACGCCGACGCCGTCGGGGTTTCCGGGCTGATCACGCCCTCACTCGACGAGATGGTCGGCGTCGCGGCGGAGATGCAGCGGCGCGGGCTGAAGATCCCGCTGATGATCGGTGGCGCGACGACGTCGAAGCAGCACACCGCTGTGCGCATCGCTCCCGCCTACGAGCAGACCACGGTGCACGTGCTCGACGCGTCGAGGGTCGTCGGCGTCGTGTCGGACCTGCTCGATCCGGGCAGGTCGGCGGCGCTGGCCGAGACGACCCGCGCCGATCAGCAACGGTTGCGCGAACAGCACGAGAAAAGGCAGCACCGCCCGATGCTCGCCCTCGAAAAGGCGAGAGCGAACCCGGAGAAGGTGCCGTTCGACGACGTGCCCGTGCCCTCGTTCACCGGAGCCCGGATCGTGGAACCCGGTCTGGCGGCCGTGCGCGAGATGATCGACTGGCAGTTCCTGTTCCTCGCGTGGGAAGTCAAGGGCAAGTACCCGGCGATTCTCGATCAGCCGGTGGCAAGGGAACTGTTCGACGACGCGAACACGATGCTCGACCAGATCCTCGCCGACGAGAGCCTTCAGGCCCGGGGCGCGTACGGGTTCTGGGAAGCGCACAGCGAGGGAGACGACATTCTGCTCGGCAACGGAGTGCGGTTCCCGATGCTGCGCCAGCAGACCGTGAAACCCAGCGGCAGGGCGAACCGGTGCCTCGCCGACTACATCGCGCCTGCCGGTGACCACCGTGACTACCTCGGAGGGTTCGCGGTGGCCATCCACGGGGCACAGGAACTGGCCGCACACTACGAGAAGCAGCACGACGACTACAAGGCGATCATGGTCAAGGCGCTGGCCGATCGGCTCGCGGAAGCCTTCGCCGAACTTATCCACCTGAGGGCGCGCCGCGAATGGTTCGAACCGGAGGCGCGGCCGTCGCTTGAGGACCTGCACGCCGAACGGTTCAGGGGCATCCGTCCCGCGCTCGGCTACCCGGCCAGCCCCGACCACAGTCAGAAACGGGAGCTGTTCGATTTGCTCGGTGCCGAGGACATCGGGCTCGGTCTGACCGAATCCTTCGCCATGACGCCCGCGGCCAGCGTCAGCGGCCTGATCTTCGCCCACCCGGCATCGCGGTACTTCACCGTGGGACGGCTCGGCCGCGATCAGGTCGAGGACTACGCGCTGCGGCGGGGCGTCGCGCGCGTAGAGGTCGAGAAGTGGCTCCGGCCCAATCTGGACTACACGCCGGACGCGTGA
- a CDS encoding TetR/AcrR family transcriptional regulator, which yields MAETDYLRTRVRSLIPEKPGAQREFAKAIGLDETKLSKSLKGTRRFSSHELVHIAEHAGVTVNWLLNGSDEAATVTAIPVARPAGEIAEWRQPERRRRILETAWELIATRGYHHVRIADIASACGTSTATIHYYFPTREEVLNEALRRNVKLAFDRQVAELHTVGSAHERLVRLVELQLPTAGLLRDEWSVWLQVWNETALNPAMRELYWDSYDRWFNTIAMTIRNGQEQGVFRERDSREITTQLTALIDGLGIQVLTGKPGSSVDSMREHLRDFIDRNIVKGGQ from the coding sequence ATGGCCGAGACCGACTATTTGCGAACGCGGGTACGAAGTCTCATCCCGGAGAAACCGGGGGCACAGCGCGAGTTCGCCAAGGCGATCGGTCTGGACGAGACCAAGCTGTCCAAATCGCTCAAGGGGACCCGCCGGTTCTCCTCGCACGAGCTCGTGCACATCGCCGAGCACGCGGGTGTGACGGTGAACTGGTTACTCAACGGCAGCGACGAGGCTGCCACCGTGACGGCGATTCCCGTGGCGCGCCCGGCCGGTGAGATCGCGGAATGGCGGCAGCCGGAACGACGTAGGCGCATTCTCGAAACCGCGTGGGAGCTGATCGCGACGCGCGGTTATCACCACGTGCGGATCGCCGACATCGCCAGCGCGTGCGGCACGAGCACGGCAACCATCCACTACTACTTTCCCACCAGGGAAGAAGTGCTCAACGAAGCGTTGCGGCGCAACGTGAAACTCGCGTTCGACCGGCAGGTCGCCGAGTTGCACACGGTCGGCAGCGCCCACGAACGACTGGTGCGGCTCGTGGAACTACAGTTGCCGACGGCCGGACTGCTCAGGGACGAGTGGTCGGTGTGGTTGCAGGTGTGGAACGAAACCGCGCTGAATCCGGCGATGCGCGAGTTGTACTGGGATTCCTATGATCGCTGGTTCAACACCATCGCCATGACCATCCGAAATGGACAAGAGCAGGGAGTGTTCCGCGAGCGGGACTCCCGCGAAATCACCACCCAGCTCACCGCCCTCATCGACGGGCTGGGAATCCAGGTGCTCACCGGAAAACCCGGAAGCTCGGTGGACTCCATGCGAGAGCACCTGAGGGACTTCATCGACCGCAACATTGTCAAGGGAGGACAATGA
- a CDS encoding 3-keto-5-aminohexanoate cleavage protein — protein sequence MNSEVIITCALTGAGDTAGKSEHVPVSPEQIAASAVEAANAGAAVVHIHVRDVETGKGSRDVALYRDVVRRVADSGVDVVVNLTAGMGGDLVLDDEDPLKPVDGTDLVNANDRLPHVEELLPDICTLDCGSLNFGEGHQLYVSTPDMLRAGAKRIQELGVKPELEIFDTGQLWFATKMIEEGIIDPPPLFQLCMGIPYGAPANPELLQTMVNMLPDGSQWASFSIGRDQLPWVAHSALLGGHVRVGLEDNLYLSKGVKATNGQLVERAVGIVEGLGAKIASAEDARRILNLRGARGA from the coding sequence ATGAACAGCGAGGTCATCATCACCTGCGCGCTGACCGGCGCGGGCGACACCGCGGGCAAGAGCGAGCACGTTCCGGTCAGCCCGGAACAGATCGCCGCCTCGGCCGTCGAGGCCGCCAACGCGGGAGCCGCCGTCGTGCACATCCACGTGCGCGACGTGGAAACCGGCAAGGGCTCCCGGGATGTCGCGCTGTATCGGGACGTCGTGCGCAGGGTCGCCGACAGCGGGGTCGACGTGGTCGTCAACCTCACCGCCGGAATGGGCGGCGACCTCGTGCTCGACGACGAGGACCCGCTCAAGCCGGTCGACGGAACCGACCTCGTCAACGCGAACGACCGGTTGCCGCACGTCGAGGAGCTGCTTCCGGACATCTGCACCCTCGACTGCGGTTCACTGAACTTCGGCGAGGGGCACCAGCTTTACGTGTCCACACCGGACATGCTGCGCGCCGGAGCCAAGCGCATCCAGGAACTCGGCGTCAAACCGGAACTGGAGATCTTCGACACCGGTCAGCTCTGGTTCGCGACCAAGATGATCGAGGAAGGCATCATCGACCCGCCGCCGCTTTTCCAGCTGTGTATGGGAATTCCCTACGGCGCGCCCGCGAATCCCGAACTCTTGCAGACGATGGTGAACATGCTGCCCGACGGTTCGCAGTGGGCCTCCTTCTCGATCGGCCGCGACCAGTTGCCGTGGGTAGCGCACTCGGCGTTGCTCGGCGGTCACGTCAGGGTCGGACTTGAGGACAATCTCTACCTCAGCAAGGGCGTGAAGGCGACCAACGGCCAGCTCGTCGAACGCGCGGTCGGCATCGTCGAAGGACTCGGGGCGAAGATCGCCTCCGCTGAAGACGCGCGCAGGATCCTGAACCTGAGGGGAGCTCGGGGTGCCTGA
- a CDS encoding 3-hydroxyacyl-CoA dehydrogenase NAD-binding domain-containing protein, giving the protein MPEPDEVTTVACIGAGVIGGGWVAHFLAKGFRVRAWDPAPDAERRLGRLVEAAWPALTELGLAEGASRDNLTVLPTLAEAVEGAEFVQESAPEDLAVKRTLLADIAAAAPEGVVIASSTSGYGMSEMQTEAATPGRLVVGHPFNPPYLIPLVEVAGGTRTEAWAVDWASRFYRQVGKTVITMDNELPGFIANRLQEALWREALHMVANGEATVEQIDTAITDGPGLRWPVHGPCLTFHLAGGEGGMAHMLDHFGPSLKAPWTRLEAPELTRRLRDDMVDGCETEAGERSIADLVAERDRAIIAVQRAVRASRETTS; this is encoded by the coding sequence GTGCCTGAACCGGACGAGGTCACCACGGTCGCGTGCATCGGCGCGGGAGTGATCGGCGGTGGCTGGGTCGCGCACTTCCTCGCCAAGGGGTTCCGGGTGCGCGCATGGGATCCCGCGCCCGACGCCGAGCGGCGGCTCGGCAGGCTGGTGGAGGCCGCGTGGCCCGCCCTGACCGAACTCGGTCTCGCCGAGGGTGCCTCGCGCGACAACCTCACGGTCCTGCCGACTCTCGCCGAGGCGGTCGAGGGCGCGGAGTTCGTGCAGGAGAGCGCGCCGGAGGACCTGGCGGTGAAGCGCACCCTGCTCGCCGACATCGCCGCAGCCGCCCCGGAAGGGGTGGTGATCGCATCGTCCACATCGGGCTACGGCATGAGCGAGATGCAGACCGAGGCCGCGACACCGGGCCGCCTCGTGGTCGGGCACCCGTTCAACCCGCCCTACCTGATCCCGCTCGTCGAGGTCGCCGGTGGCACGCGCACCGAGGCGTGGGCGGTCGACTGGGCGAGCCGGTTCTACCGCCAGGTCGGCAAAACCGTCATCACGATGGACAACGAGCTGCCCGGCTTCATCGCCAACCGGTTGCAGGAGGCGCTGTGGCGCGAAGCGCTGCACATGGTCGCCAACGGCGAGGCCACGGTGGAACAGATCGACACCGCGATCACCGACGGTCCGGGCCTGCGCTGGCCGGTGCACGGGCCGTGCCTGACGTTTCACCTCGCCGGCGGCGAGGGCGGCATGGCGCACATGCTCGACCACTTCGGACCCTCGCTCAAGGCACCGTGGACAAGGCTGGAGGCACCCGAGCTCACCCGGCGGTTGCGCGACGACATGGTCGACGGCTGCGAAACGGAGGCGGGGGAGCGGTCGATCGCCGACCTGGTCGCGGAACGGGACCGGGCGATCATCGCCGTGCAGCGGGCGGTCCGTGCCAGTAGGGAAACCACGTCGTGA
- a CDS encoding thioesterase family protein — MSEPLEYHDTVRDEWIDYNGHLSEPFYVMVFGFATTNLMDHVGLDERYRAETGRSLYTVEAHVRYLREVGRDAALHVTTFVLSVGEKKVRLCHELRVDGELVATEELLAIHVAGARAAPLAEDIADRLRRHRLPAPGYAGRAISS, encoded by the coding sequence GTGAGTGAACCGCTGGAGTATCACGACACCGTCAGGGACGAGTGGATCGACTACAACGGACACTTGAGCGAACCGTTCTACGTCATGGTGTTCGGCTTCGCGACCACCAACCTGATGGACCATGTCGGGCTCGACGAGCGTTACCGCGCCGAGACCGGTCGCTCGCTCTACACCGTCGAGGCGCACGTGCGCTATCTGCGCGAGGTCGGCCGAGACGCTGCGTTGCACGTCACCACGTTCGTTCTCTCCGTAGGGGAGAAGAAAGTCCGCCTGTGCCACGAGTTGAGAGTGGACGGTGAGCTGGTGGCAACGGAGGAACTGCTGGCGATTCACGTCGCGGGAGCCAGAGCGGCGCCACTGGCCGAGGACATCGCCGACCGGCTGCGAAGACATCGATTACCCGCCCCCGGCTACGCGGGGCGAGCCATCAGTTCCTGA
- a CDS encoding ABC transporter substrate-binding protein, which produces MSFDKHISRRKFLVGSAVLAGSVPLLSACGGRSSAVTVPTGPPRRGGTLRVGITGGGASDTLDPHIPATSPDIARVRNLYEPLLYRDHEYRIEMLVAESLTSSPDAKTWTATLRQGIKFHDGRPVTPDDVIATFRRIMDPDDPKSGAASLTMLGEVVAKGDRQVEFRLTEPSTVFDDYLAQYHLGIVPADFSVDRPIGTGPFRAKDFTAGLQSAFVRNEHYWRSGEPYLDELVLINFTEDDARINALLSSQVDAIDQVPVALVDVLRSDERLRVLSAQTGTWLPFTMRVDRPPFDDVRVRQALRLIVDREQMINQVLSGQGRIGNDLYSPFDPAYASELPQRTQDIAEARRLLTEAGHPNLDIELVTAPIQAGAVEAAQVFQQQAKAAGVTIRLRRLDTTTFFGENYLSWDFAQSFWYTRNYLPQVASGALPEAPYNETHWNDPEFLDLVKRADRTVDQQERDELLKQAQRIEYERGGNIIWGFMNQVDAFQVYVAGLVPDRTGLPLSGYSFREVWLG; this is translated from the coding sequence ATGTCGTTTGACAAACATATTTCTCGAAGGAAATTCCTTGTCGGCAGCGCCGTCCTCGCGGGGTCGGTGCCACTACTTTCCGCTTGTGGCGGGCGATCGAGCGCCGTCACGGTGCCAACCGGGCCGCCCCGTCGCGGTGGCACCCTGCGGGTGGGCATCACCGGCGGTGGTGCCTCCGACACCCTCGACCCGCACATCCCCGCGACGAGCCCGGACATCGCGCGAGTCCGCAACCTCTACGAACCGCTGCTCTACCGCGACCACGAGTACCGGATCGAAATGCTCGTCGCGGAGTCGCTCACTTCCTCGCCCGACGCGAAGACCTGGACGGCGACCCTGCGCCAGGGCATCAAGTTCCACGACGGGAGGCCGGTGACGCCCGACGACGTCATCGCGACCTTCCGCCGGATCATGGATCCCGACGATCCCAAGAGCGGCGCGGCGAGCCTCACCATGCTCGGCGAGGTCGTGGCGAAGGGGGACAGGCAGGTCGAGTTCCGGCTCACCGAGCCCTCCACCGTCTTCGACGACTACCTCGCGCAGTACCACCTCGGCATCGTGCCAGCCGACTTCTCCGTCGACCGCCCGATCGGAACGGGACCGTTCAGGGCCAAGGATTTCACGGCGGGTCTGCAAAGCGCGTTCGTGCGCAATGAGCACTACTGGCGTTCCGGCGAGCCCTATCTCGACGAACTCGTGCTGATCAACTTCACCGAGGACGACGCGCGCATCAACGCGCTGCTTTCGTCCCAAGTGGACGCGATCGACCAGGTTCCCGTCGCGCTGGTCGACGTCCTGCGCAGCGACGAGCGGCTGCGCGTGCTGAGCGCGCAAACCGGAACCTGGCTGCCGTTCACGATGCGCGTCGACCGTCCACCGTTCGACGACGTCCGGGTGCGTCAGGCGCTGCGGCTCATCGTCGACCGCGAGCAGATGATCAACCAGGTCCTCAGCGGACAGGGCAGGATCGGCAACGACCTGTACTCGCCGTTCGACCCCGCCTACGCGAGCGAACTGCCGCAGCGTACGCAGGACATCGCCGAGGCGCGGCGCCTGCTCACCGAGGCGGGACATCCGAACCTCGACATCGAACTGGTGACCGCGCCGATCCAGGCGGGCGCCGTCGAAGCGGCACAGGTGTTCCAGCAGCAGGCGAAGGCGGCCGGAGTCACCATCCGGCTGCGGCGGCTGGACACGACGACCTTCTTCGGCGAGAACTACCTGAGCTGGGATTTCGCGCAGTCCTTCTGGTACACGCGCAACTATCTGCCCCAGGTTGCCTCCGGTGCGCTGCCCGAGGCCCCCTACAACGAGACACATTGGAACGACCCCGAGTTCCTCGACCTCGTCAAGCGCGCCGACCGCACGGTGGATCAACAGGAGCGCGACGAACTGCTCAAGCAAGCACAGCGCATCGAGTACGAGCGCGGCGGGAACATCATCTGGGGCTTCATGAACCAGGTCGACGCGTTCCAGGTGTACGTGGCGGGGCTCGTGCCCGACCGCACGGGGCTTCCGCTTTCCGGTTATTCGTTCCGCGAAGTGTGGCTCGGCTGA
- a CDS encoding ABC transporter permease has protein sequence MSRLIIKRLLVSLGVLWLVTVLVFVATLLLPGDPARAILGQQATPERIAALHDQLNLDAPVWERYLSWLGGVFTGDLGTSTASQGPVNDLLGDRIGASLVLLVTAAVLSTLIGLALGTWTAVKRGRAADHTVSGISLVIAALPEFVIGVALIVLLSTTVFPLLPSVTLAPPGEPVWSQPAQLILPVLTLTLVVTPYITRMMRATMSEVLDSGYVEMARLKGIPERTVLTRHALPHAIGPVAQVIALQLAWLAGGVVVVEFLFRYPGIGQALIDGVNNRDVEVVQAITLIIAAVYIVVNLLADIVGILTNPKLRTEVAR, from the coding sequence TTGTCCCGATTGATCATCAAGAGGCTGCTGGTCAGCCTCGGGGTGCTGTGGCTGGTGACGGTTCTGGTGTTCGTCGCGACGTTGCTGCTTCCCGGTGATCCCGCTCGCGCGATCCTCGGCCAGCAGGCGACGCCGGAGCGCATCGCCGCGCTGCACGACCAGCTCAACCTCGACGCCCCGGTGTGGGAGCGCTACCTGAGCTGGCTTGGCGGCGTGTTCACCGGTGACCTCGGTACGTCCACGGCGTCGCAGGGCCCCGTCAACGACCTGCTCGGCGACCGCATCGGCGCCTCGCTGGTGTTGCTGGTGACCGCCGCGGTGCTGAGCACGCTGATCGGGCTCGCGCTGGGAACCTGGACGGCGGTCAAGCGAGGACGGGCCGCGGACCACACGGTGTCCGGCATCAGCCTCGTCATCGCCGCGCTGCCCGAGTTCGTGATCGGTGTCGCGCTCATCGTTCTGCTGTCGACGACTGTGTTCCCGTTGCTGCCCTCGGTGACGCTCGCGCCGCCGGGTGAACCGGTGTGGTCGCAGCCAGCCCAGCTGATCTTGCCGGTGCTGACGCTCACCCTCGTCGTCACGCCCTACATCACGAGGATGATGCGGGCCACGATGAGCGAGGTGCTCGATAGCGGCTACGTCGAAATGGCGCGGCTCAAGGGAATTCCGGAACGAACCGTGCTGACGCGGCACGCGCTCCCGCACGCGATCGGCCCCGTGGCGCAGGTGATCGCGCTGCAACTGGCCTGGCTCGCCGGAGGGGTCGTCGTGGTGGAGTTCCTGTTCCGCTATCCCGGGATCGGGCAGGCGCTCATCGACGGCGTGAACAACAGGGACGTCGAGGTGGTGCAGGCGATCACGCTGATCATCGCCGCGGTCTACATCGTGGTGAACCTGCTCGCCGACATCGTCGGCATCCTGACCAATCCGAAGCTGCGGACCGAGGTGGCGCGATGA
- a CDS encoding ABC transporter permease, which yields MSNKSTVFRRALSLPQAKIGLVLTAVVVLLAVLGPWLGPWLTGHEATGFAGKPFQSDGVAGTDGLGRDVLTRFLAGGSTLLLYAVLATALGVVLGTALGMLAGYTGGRLDSVLMRGNDVLLSFPQLVFALLAIAMLGPQGWLLVVVIGITHAPRVARVARQATVAVKDSDYIKAAQLYAMPRRRILLREVLPNITGPLMVELGLRLTYSIGYVASLSFLGLGIQPPTADWGLMINENRIALVVEPWGVLLPVLAIAVLTVGTNLVTDSLASAAAGKEKVASREKEVAA from the coding sequence ATGAGTAACAAGTCCACTGTGTTCCGTCGCGCGCTTTCCCTGCCACAGGCCAAGATCGGGCTCGTGCTCACCGCGGTCGTCGTACTGCTTGCCGTGCTCGGTCCCTGGCTGGGACCGTGGCTCACCGGTCACGAAGCGACGGGTTTCGCCGGTAAACCGTTCCAGTCCGACGGCGTCGCAGGAACCGACGGGCTCGGCCGCGACGTACTGACCCGGTTCCTCGCCGGTGGTTCGACACTGTTGCTCTACGCGGTGCTCGCCACGGCGCTCGGCGTCGTACTCGGTACCGCGCTCGGCATGCTCGCCGGGTACACCGGGGGCAGGCTCGACAGCGTGCTCATGCGCGGCAACGACGTGCTGTTGTCGTTCCCGCAGCTGGTGTTCGCGCTCCTGGCCATCGCGATGCTCGGGCCGCAGGGCTGGCTTCTCGTCGTGGTCATCGGCATCACGCACGCGCCTCGCGTGGCGAGGGTCGCGCGGCAGGCCACCGTCGCGGTGAAGGACAGTGACTACATCAAGGCCGCGCAGTTGTACGCGATGCCGCGACGGCGCATCCTGCTGCGAGAAGTGCTGCCGAACATCACGGGCCCGCTCATGGTGGAACTGGGCCTGCGGCTGACCTACTCCATCGGTTACGTCGCCTCGCTGTCCTTCCTTGGGCTCGGGATCCAGCCACCGACGGCCGACTGGGGCCTGATGATCAACGAGAACCGCATCGCGCTGGTCGTGGAGCCGTGGGGCGTGCTGCTTCCGGTCCTCGCGATCGCGGTGCTCACGGTGGGCACGAACCTCGTCACCGACTCGCTGGCGTCCGCCGCCGCCGGTAAGGAAAAGGTCGCGAGCAGGGAGAAGGAGGTCGCCGCATGA